The Methanobrevibacter sp. genome includes a region encoding these proteins:
- the rpl4p gene encoding 50S ribosomal protein L4: MKVNVYSIQGEVKEEIELPAIFNEEYRPDLIKRAVLSAQSARIQPWGNDPMAGKRTSAESWGSGRGAAMVPRIKSGARAAFVPQAKGGRKAHPVRAEKNHFEKINNKERRFAIRSAVAATTNEELVAGRGHKIENLEQVPIIVEDDLETVKTASETREIFKALGVYDDIIKAKNSKHIRAGRGKTRGRKYKSSKGPLVVVGEDKGINLGARNHAGVEVVTAENLNAELLAPGTHAGRLTIYTKSAVEKLGGLFQ, from the coding sequence ATGAAAGTTAATGTTTATTCAATTCAAGGGGAAGTGAAAGAGGAAATCGAACTTCCTGCTATTTTTAATGAAGAATACAGACCTGACCTTATTAAAAGAGCAGTTCTTTCTGCTCAATCTGCTAGAATCCAACCTTGGGGTAATGACCCTATGGCAGGTAAAAGAACTTCTGCAGAATCTTGGGGATCTGGTAGAGGTGCAGCTATGGTACCTAGAATCAAAAGCGGTGCTAGAGCAGCATTCGTACCACAAGCTAAAGGTGGAAGAAAGGCTCACCCTGTAAGAGCTGAAAAGAATCATTTCGAAAAAATCAACAACAAGGAAAGAAGATTTGCAATCAGATCCGCTGTTGCAGCTACTACCAATGAGGAATTAGTGGCAGGCAGAGGCCACAAGATTGAAAATCTTGAACAAGTTCCTATTATTGTTGAAGATGATTTGGAAACTGTTAAGACCGCTAGTGAAACTCGTGAAATCTTCAAGGCATTAGGAGTTTACGATGACATCATCAAGGCTAAAAACAGTAAACATATAAGAGCAGGTAGAGGAAAGACAAGAGGACGTAAATACAAATCCAGTAAAGGACCATTAGTAGTTGTAGGTGAAGACAAAGGCATCAACTTAGGTGCAAGAAACCACGCTGGTGTTGAAGTTGTAACTGCAGAAAACTTAAATGCTGAATTATTGGCACCTGGTACTCATGCTGGTAGGTTAACTATTTATACTAAGTCCGCTGTTGAAAAATTAGGAGGATTATTCCAATAG
- the rpl3p gene encoding 50S ribosomal protein L3 has translation MVRHHQPRKGSVAFSPRKRAAKETPRIKAWPSNEEPKLLGLAGYKAGMTHAMVVDTDKNSPSNGMTVFTPVTVLEVPPLVIMGIRSYEKTAHGLKAITEVIADNLDEELSRKITLPKDYDKSEAIAKIQDALEKTEEVRVLVHTNPKMASVPKKKPEIFECALGGSSAEEKLNYALNLLGEEVRASDIFNEGQYVDAIATTKGKGVQGVVKRWNIRIQYGKAMRSGKGRHVGSIGPWSPERTMWTVAQAGQMGYHKRTEFNKKVLKIGDVSEVDAVNPDGGFIRYGLVKNDYVLVKGSVPGPTKRLVILRQAIRPKKADEAAPQIEFISTASKQGV, from the coding sequence ATGGTAAGACATCACCAACCAAGAAAAGGTTCTGTGGCATTTAGCCCTCGTAAGAGAGCGGCTAAGGAAACTCCAAGAATCAAAGCTTGGCCAAGTAATGAAGAACCAAAACTTTTAGGTCTTGCAGGTTACAAAGCAGGTATGACTCATGCTATGGTTGTAGACACTGACAAAAACTCTCCTTCCAACGGTATGACTGTTTTCACTCCTGTAACTGTTTTGGAAGTACCACCCCTTGTAATCATGGGGATAAGATCATACGAAAAAACTGCTCATGGACTTAAAGCTATCACCGAAGTTATTGCAGATAATTTGGATGAAGAGCTCTCTAGGAAAATCACTCTTCCTAAGGACTATGATAAATCTGAAGCTATTGCAAAAATACAAGACGCTTTAGAAAAAACCGAAGAAGTTAGAGTTTTAGTGCACACTAACCCTAAGATGGCTAGCGTACCTAAGAAAAAACCTGAAATCTTCGAATGTGCATTAGGTGGAAGTTCTGCTGAAGAAAAATTAAATTACGCACTTAATTTATTAGGTGAAGAAGTCAGAGCAAGCGATATCTTTAATGAAGGACAATATGTAGACGCTATTGCAACCACCAAAGGAAAAGGTGTCCAAGGGGTTGTAAAAAGATGGAATATTAGAATTCAATACGGTAAAGCTATGAGAAGTGGAAAAGGAAGACACGTAGGTTCCATTGGTCCTTGGTCTCCTGAAAGAACTATGTGGACTGTTGCACAAGCAGGTCAAATGGGATACCACAAAAGAACCGAATTCAATAAGAAAGTCCTCAAGATCGGAGATGTGTCCGAAGTGGATGCAGTCAACCCTGATGGAGGATTCATCAGATACGGTTTAGTTAAAAACGACTATGTCTTAGTCAAAGGTTCAGTCCCTGGCCCTACTAAAAGATTAGTAATTCTTAGACAAGCTATCAGACCTAAGAAAGCTGATGAAGCAGCTCCTCAAATCGAATTTATCAGTACTGCTTCAAAACAAGGTGTATAA
- a CDS encoding putative RNA uridine N3 methyltransferase, translating into MQNNKVSVFIPNSFLAETKDLKLKTSKVGLIGRALALFEVDEVVIYKDLSIPDSEQNDDGDFIAEVLQYMDTPQYLRKKAIPIKAELRHVGILPPLRVPHHPVGKPELGDYRQGFTVKRNKKGTFVDIGMDKLAFCKEQLTVNKIFSFKIVKFAKEVIVTPDEPDDIYWGFKTLSTNKGLKNSLKLVNPDFVVETTKYADTIDTIFDELKSKVESSNHIAIVFGGPYSSISENVESSKWETIKLNTIPRQGTETVRTEEAVISTLAIFNIL; encoded by the coding sequence ATGCAAAACAATAAAGTATCAGTCTTTATACCGAATTCATTCCTTGCAGAAACCAAGGACTTAAAATTGAAGACTTCAAAAGTCGGTTTGATTGGAAGGGCTTTGGCTCTCTTTGAAGTGGATGAAGTCGTGATTTATAAAGATCTTTCAATTCCAGACAGTGAACAAAATGATGATGGAGATTTCATAGCAGAAGTTCTTCAATATATGGACACTCCACAGTACCTTAGAAAAAAGGCAATTCCAATCAAGGCTGAATTGCGTCATGTAGGAATATTGCCTCCTTTAAGAGTGCCTCATCATCCTGTTGGAAAGCCTGAACTTGGCGATTACAGACAAGGATTCACTGTAAAAAGGAACAAGAAAGGCACCTTTGTAGATATAGGTATGGATAAATTGGCGTTTTGCAAAGAGCAGCTTACAGTTAATAAGATATTTTCCTTTAAAATTGTTAAGTTTGCCAAAGAGGTAATAGTCACACCTGATGAACCAGATGACATTTACTGGGGATTTAAGACATTATCTACAAATAAAGGTCTTAAAAATAGCTTAAAATTAGTTAATCCCGACTTTGTGGTTGAGACTACAAAGTATGCAGATACAATCGATACTATTTTTGACGAATTGAAATCTAAGGTGGAAAGTTCAAATCATATAGCTATCGTGTTCGGAGGACCATATTCTTCAATAAGCGAGAATGTGGAAAGTTCCAAGTGGGAAACTATAAAGTTAAATACAATTCCGCGTCAGGGAACAGAGACCGTAAGAACCGAAGAAGCTGTAATTTCAACTTTAGCTATTTTCAATATACTTTAA
- a CDS encoding sugar-transfer associated ATP-grasp domain-containing protein, translating to MKVEDLYSVFKFIASRKLKALEKDDGWRSDWKEYHLRNLASPYYEDVFVDEFREKQMKRGDLGRFRSTLESLDFMLCWIFLGATPEDYFSMLFNRKGWLWRNHHVTKIRMRFLKRKFNQDSKSRNLLDDKASFYRHWQEHLHRKWCIPNEISFEEFEDKFKDVNSLIAKKRQGFGGKGIIFFDMNEWDLRSVYDKIISETDDYIVEEYHSQTGWLHDVNPSSLNTIRVATISINGKTDVIFAYLRVGIEGAHADNLHSGGIRFPIDHHTGKILKGMNYQICDVEAHPDSGIPLYGETIPKWDEIVEFCRNAHDLAPESLNLVGWDICLDEDDMFLIEGNSGPGFPPIDNPHDDWWRDMGNYLSQLEANNP from the coding sequence ATGAAAGTAGAAGACCTTTACTCTGTATTCAAATTCATTGCTTCAAGGAAACTGAAAGCTCTTGAAAAGGATGACGGCTGGAGGAGCGATTGGAAGGAATATCATTTGAGAAATCTGGCCAGTCCCTACTATGAAGATGTCTTCGTAGATGAATTCAGAGAGAAACAAATGAAAAGGGGAGATCTTGGAAGATTCAGGTCCACACTTGAAAGCTTGGATTTCATGCTATGCTGGATTTTTCTTGGAGCGACACCTGAAGACTACTTTTCAATGCTCTTCAATAGGAAGGGATGGCTTTGGAGAAATCATCATGTGACTAAAATCAGAATGAGGTTTCTTAAGCGCAAGTTCAATCAGGATTCAAAATCCCGCAATCTCTTGGATGACAAGGCAAGTTTCTATAGGCATTGGCAGGAGCATCTCCATAGGAAATGGTGCATTCCTAATGAAATCTCCTTTGAAGAGTTCGAAGATAAATTCAAGGATGTAAATTCCCTCATCGCTAAGAAAAGGCAAGGATTCGGCGGAAAGGGAATAATCTTCTTTGACATGAATGAATGGGATTTGAGAAGTGTATACGATAAGATCATATCCGAGACAGATGATTACATAGTTGAAGAGTACCATAGTCAGACAGGATGGCTTCATGATGTAAATCCCTCTTCCTTGAATACAATACGAGTTGCCACAATATCCATAAACGGAAAGACCGATGTAATCTTTGCATATCTTAGGGTGGGGATTGAAGGGGCCCATGCCGATAATCTCCATAGCGGAGGAATCAGATTTCCTATAGACCATCATACAGGCAAGATTCTAAAAGGGATGAACTATCAAATTTGCGATGTGGAGGCTCATCCAGATTCAGGGATTCCATTATATGGTGAGACCATTCCAAAATGGGATGAGATTGTAGAGTTTTGTAGGAATGCGCATGATTTGGCTCCGGAAAGTCTTAATCTGGTCGGTTGGGACATATGCTTGGATGAGGATGACATGTTCCTCATTGAAGGAAATTCAGGTCCCGGTTTTCCCCCAATAGACAATCCTCATGATGATTGGTGGAGGGATATGGGGAATTACCTTTCACAGCTGGAAGCCAATAATCCATAG
- a CDS encoding METTL5 family protein: MKISKKKHLEMILENVPKHPNPKVDLEQYSTPATIAADLVWNAYGLGDIKGMNILDIGCGTGIFAIASSLMGASYSLGVDIDEESIALAKITQNSISNQHDIDITNTNFIVGDINSFNSINDLLDGNDYENINDNAMSLNKFDTLIQNPPFGSQERGSRHADRKFMEFAVASAEVIYSFHMKNTEEFVIDYYRNLGAEVTHKLVYKFPIPKIYDFHTDESRDVKVVVLRIENFKE; encoded by the coding sequence ATGAAAATTTCAAAAAAGAAACATCTTGAAATGATTTTGGAAAATGTTCCCAAACATCCGAATCCAAAGGTTGATCTTGAACAGTACTCCACACCTGCAACAATAGCTGCAGATTTGGTGTGGAATGCATATGGTCTAGGTGACATCAAGGGCATGAACATTTTAGACATTGGATGCGGCACTGGAATATTTGCAATTGCATCCTCACTTATGGGTGCAAGCTATTCATTAGGTGTTGACATTGATGAGGAATCCATAGCTTTGGCAAAAATCACTCAAAATAGCATATCTAATCAACATGATATAGATATCACTAATACAAATTTCATAGTTGGTGACATCAATTCATTTAATTCAATAAACGATTTATTAGATGGCAATGATTATGAAAATATTAATGATAATGCAATGTCATTAAATAAATTTGACACTCTCATTCAGAACCCACCTTTTGGCTCTCAAGAGCGAGGGTCAAGACATGCAGACAGGAAGTTTATGGAATTTGCAGTTGCAAGTGCTGAAGTGATCTATTCATTCCATATGAAAAATACTGAAGAGTTTGTAATTGACTACTATAGAAATCTTGGTGCTGAAGTTACACACAAGTTGGTCTATAAATTTCCAATACCAAAAATTTATGATTTTCATACAGATGAATCTCGTGATGTGAAAGTTGTTGTATTAAGAATTGAGAATTTTAAAGAATAA
- a CDS encoding acetyl-CoA carboxylase biotin carboxylase subunit encodes MFEKVLIANRGEIAIRIMRACRELDMKSVAVYSDADKTSLYTNYADESVPLGNPSPSQSYLNIEKIINAAIDTGADAIHPGYGFLAENPELGIQCEKHGMKLIGPRGDAIEQMGDKITSKRLMKKAGVPVIEGTEKGVSDVEEAKEIAEAIGYPVIIKASAGGGGIGMRAVYEEDELVRALEATQSVALKNFGDGTVFIEKYLERPRHIEFQVLADEYGNAIHVGDRECSIQRRHQKLLEEAPSPIMTEELRERMGESAVKAAEYIGYNSAGTVEFLYDNGEYYFLEMNTRIQVEHPITEIVTNTDLIKEQIKIAAGEELAYSQSDIEVVGHAIECRINAENPLADFAPNPGKITGYRSPGGPGVRLDSGVYMNYTIPTFYDSMISKLITSGRTRNDAVNRMKRALSEYIILGVKTTIPFHKAILRNESFLAGDLHTHFVDEHKKWIDAEMEKVIEEDLEMVNRMKSTFMPGKKIAAISASVGTYFNAAQAQQQKKTKSHKK; translated from the coding sequence ATGTTTGAAAAAGTACTTATTGCAAATAGGGGAGAAATTGCTATACGTATCATGAGAGCATGTCGGGAATTGGACATGAAAAGTGTAGCAGTATACTCAGATGCTGATAAAACTTCTCTTTATACTAATTATGCAGATGAAAGCGTTCCTTTGGGAAACCCTTCTCCAAGCCAGTCTTATTTGAACATTGAAAAAATCATAAATGCTGCAATTGATACTGGAGCAGATGCAATTCACCCAGGATATGGATTTTTGGCTGAAAATCCTGAACTTGGAATTCAATGTGAGAAACATGGAATGAAACTGATTGGACCTCGTGGAGATGCCATTGAACAGATGGGAGACAAGATCACTTCCAAAAGATTGATGAAGAAGGCAGGAGTTCCAGTTATTGAAGGAACCGAAAAGGGAGTTTCAGACGTTGAAGAGGCAAAGGAAATTGCTGAAGCGATCGGATATCCTGTAATCATCAAGGCATCTGCAGGTGGTGGAGGAATCGGTATGCGTGCGGTTTATGAGGAAGATGAACTTGTACGTGCACTTGAAGCGACACAATCCGTAGCTTTGAAGAACTTTGGAGACGGAACAGTATTCATTGAAAAATACCTGGAAAGACCAAGACACATAGAATTTCAGGTATTGGCTGACGAATATGGAAACGCCATTCACGTAGGTGACAGGGAATGTTCCATCCAAAGAAGACATCAAAAGCTATTGGAAGAGGCCCCTTCCCCAATCATGACTGAAGAATTGAGAGAAAGGATGGGTGAAAGTGCAGTAAAGGCTGCAGAATACATCGGATACAACAGTGCAGGAACTGTGGAATTCCTTTATGACAATGGAGAATACTACTTCCTTGAAATGAACACACGTATTCAAGTGGAACACCCAATTACCGAAATCGTAACCAATACTGACTTAATCAAAGAACAAATCAAAATAGCTGCTGGAGAGGAATTGGCATATTCACAAAGCGACATCGAAGTGGTGGGACATGCTATCGAATGCCGTATCAATGCTGAAAACCCACTTGCTGACTTTGCGCCAAACCCTGGTAAGATTACCGGTTACAGATCCCCTGGTGGACCTGGTGTGCGTTTAGACAGTGGAGTTTACATGAACTATACCATTCCAACATTCTACGACTCCATGATCTCAAAATTAATCACCAGTGGCCGTACAAGAAACGATGCAGTCAATAGAATGAAAAGGGCATTAAGCGAATATATCATCTTAGGTGTAAAGACAACCATTCCATTCCATAAGGCAATCTTAAGAAACGAATCATTCCTTGCCGGTGACTTGCACACCCACTTTGTGGATGAGCACAAGAAATGGATTGATGCGGAAATGGAAAAGGTCATTGAAGAGGATTTAGAGATGGTAAATCGTATGAAATCCACCTTTATGCCTGGAAAGAAAATTGCAGCAATCTCTGCAAGTGTTGGAACTTATTTCAATGCAGCTCAAGCTCAACAACAGAAAAAGACTAAAAGTCATAAGAAATAA
- a CDS encoding biotin--[acetyl-CoA-carboxylase] ligase, whose amino-acid sequence MKKEMIKLLLSQNVISEEEAKRLDLINDEYIEESIKELGFGKTEHITKEKILENLETEELAKEILCFRKVFSTNSIAKFLANHGAEEGTVMVSEIQTNARGRLGKKWEAPEGGIWMSLLLRPKVPPARIGLITLATGVAIAKSIRSLGVDARIKWPNDVLIHGKKISGVLTEVNATFNEIDWVVVGIGIDSNLKLEDFSEDIRIGTTTLTEELPAKVDENELIAIFLNEFEEVYQLYKDGEIETILKDWRDLSDTIGKYVNITQTGGKITQGYVVGINNEGSLIIERQDGALEKIISGELRTVE is encoded by the coding sequence ATGAAAAAGGAAATGATAAAGCTCTTGCTTAGCCAAAATGTAATCTCAGAGGAAGAAGCTAAACGTTTAGACTTAATCAATGATGAATATATTGAAGAATCCATTAAGGAATTGGGATTTGGAAAGACTGAACACATTACAAAGGAAAAGATTCTTGAAAACCTTGAAACAGAAGAATTGGCCAAGGAAATCCTTTGTTTTAGAAAAGTGTTCTCCACCAATTCAATAGCTAAATTCCTGGCAAATCACGGTGCGGAAGAAGGCACTGTGATGGTTTCTGAAATTCAAACAAATGCCAGAGGCAGATTAGGCAAGAAATGGGAAGCTCCTGAAGGGGGAATATGGATGTCTCTTTTATTAAGGCCTAAAGTTCCTCCTGCAAGAATCGGATTGATAACTTTGGCAACCGGAGTGGCAATAGCCAAATCAATAAGATCTTTAGGTGTTGACGCCAGAATCAAATGGCCAAATGACGTCTTGATTCATGGAAAGAAAATATCTGGAGTTCTAACTGAAGTGAATGCAACCTTCAATGAGATTGACTGGGTTGTAGTCGGTATAGGTATCGACAGCAACCTTAAATTGGAAGACTTCTCTGAAGACATTAGGATTGGTACAACTACCCTAACAGAGGAATTGCCTGCTAAAGTTGATGAGAATGAACTCATTGCAATTTTCCTGAATGAGTTTGAGGAAGTCTATCAATTATACAAGGATGGTGAGATTGAAACTATCCTCAAGGACTGGAGAGACCTTTCAGACACCATTGGAAAATATGTGAACATTACTCAAACCGGTGGAAAGATCACCCAAGGTTACGTTGTTGGAATCAACAACGAAGGAAGCTTGATCATTGAAAGACAAGACGGTGCACTTGAAAAGATCATTTCAGGTGAGCTTAGAACCGTCGAATAA
- a CDS encoding TIGR03576 family pyridoxal phosphate-dependent enzyme — protein MIVNNSLDEVRKRESALKIIKEIINNKGRDSLYDVTGLSGGFIASDEELNLLETYVGPAIFEDELQVVGKEHLGGEKVLAVNRTSSGILASILALVGEGSHVSHFLAEFPAHPSIPRSCAIVGASYSEFIDIEKFTIPDNTSLVVVTGSTMDHKVIDEELFKKVIDMAHERDIPVLVDDASGARLRTAVFNQRKATELGADLVVTSTDKLMPGPRGGLMAGKAEWIDEIKVKANQFGLEAQPPLILAMVNGIRNYTEENLIRAISRKDEFFDLLSKKYEMFEKTPTGVMVSEDSLKDQLEKLDIETELSKKDCCFLWAMVLLRDYGVITIPAVGMPGASATIRIDLSTQDVIDMDLNEFYEKIDGSFEKFLKISQDAEKSKEIIFY, from the coding sequence ATGATTGTCAATAATTCATTGGACGAAGTTAGGAAAAGGGAATCAGCCTTAAAGATCATTAAGGAAATTATAAACAATAAGGGCAGAGATTCCTTATATGATGTCACAGGCCTTTCCGGAGGATTCATAGCAAGCGATGAAGAGTTGAATCTCTTGGAGACCTATGTCGGACCGGCTATCTTTGAAGATGAGCTTCAAGTTGTGGGAAAGGAGCATCTTGGAGGGGAGAAGGTCTTGGCAGTAAACAGGACAAGCTCCGGAATCCTGGCAAGCATATTGGCATTGGTCGGGGAAGGTTCCCATGTCAGTCATTTCTTAGCTGAATTTCCTGCACATCCATCCATTCCAAGGTCATGTGCAATTGTTGGAGCAAGCTACAGTGAGTTCATTGACATTGAAAAGTTTACAATTCCTGATAATACATCTTTAGTTGTTGTAACAGGCTCTACAATGGACCATAAGGTGATTGATGAGGAATTGTTCAAGAAAGTCATTGACATGGCTCATGAAAGGGACATTCCAGTCCTTGTGGATGATGCTTCAGGTGCAAGGCTTAGGACTGCAGTCTTCAATCAGAGGAAAGCCACAGAGCTTGGGGCGGATTTGGTTGTCACCAGCACTGACAAGCTGATGCCTGGTCCAAGAGGAGGATTGATGGCAGGTAAAGCGGAATGGATTGACGAGATAAAGGTCAAGGCCAATCAATTCGGTCTTGAGGCTCAACCTCCATTGATATTGGCTATGGTAAATGGAATAAGGAATTATACTGAAGAAAACCTGATTAGGGCAATCTCCAGAAAGGATGAATTCTTTGATTTGCTTAGCAAAAAGTATGAAATGTTTGAAAAGACACCAACTGGAGTTATGGTAAGTGAGGATTCTTTAAAAGATCAGTTGGAAAAATTGGATATTGAAACAGAGCTATCAAAGAAGGATTGCTGTTTCCTATGGGCTATGGTTTTATTAAGGGATTATGGTGTCATCACAATACCTGCAGTGGGAATGCCTGGTGCATCTGCTACAATCCGCATTGATTTATCCACACAGGATGTAATCGATATGGACTTGAATGAATTCTATGAGAAAATAGATGGTTCATTTGAGAAATTCCTCAAAATTTCACAAGATGCAGAAAAGTCAAAAGAGATTATATTTTACTAA
- a CDS encoding FumA C-terminus/TtdB family hydratase beta subunit: MIELNTPITNDDINRLKAGDVIAISGQILTARDQAHKRILEEGAPVDIEGAVLFHAGPIIQEEKDEENGEDSDCEPKYKMVAVGPTTSMRMNPYEADVLDMGAKIIIGKGGMDDSVREALKRNNAVYVVATGGCAALYVDKVNEIKGVNWLDLGMPEAIWDLDVDSFGPLIVAMDSEGNSLYD; encoded by the coding sequence ATGATAGAATTGAATACACCAATTACTAATGATGACATTAACAGGCTAAAGGCTGGAGACGTCATTGCAATCTCCGGTCAAATATTGACTGCAAGAGACCAAGCCCATAAGAGAATCCTGGAAGAGGGAGCTCCAGTTGATATTGAAGGAGCGGTTCTATTTCATGCGGGACCTATCATTCAAGAGGAAAAGGATGAGGAAAATGGTGAAGATTCCGATTGCGAACCTAAATATAAAATGGTTGCTGTAGGTCCTACAACTTCCATGAGAATGAATCCATATGAAGCGGATGTATTGGATATGGGTGCAAAGATCATCATCGGCAAAGGTGGAATGGACGATTCTGTCAGGGAAGCCCTAAAGAGAAACAATGCGGTTTATGTTGTAGCTACTGGAGGCTGTGCGGCATTGTATGTCGATAAGGTCAATGAGATAAAGGGAGTCAATTGGCTGGACCTTGGAATGCCTGAAGCAATCTGGGACTTGGATGTCGATTCCTTCGGCCCTTTGATCGTTGCGATGGACAGCGAAGGAAACAGTCTTTATGACTGA
- a CDS encoding DUF2070 family protein, which yields MSSMSNVAGLSKWIRTLPNAKSSLLMIIITSFIIGVILFLVQPVSVGSGLENFFYGGAFGFVVFGLPAIITGSTDQLWVDSLKGINLKTKHSIFLALISMTLAGVVSIIGTAVGHILQMDLFFNSILFGCVFAFGFNILVILATTRIKLFNSFIISIIQPLLMIGLLIITSFLNNIEYIFSLGYIATIFKVIIASLIFLLAIYAFISVVESPMRKNLGFGAMEILSYFILHMNEGTNTIEELFDNAGEAIDTLVGVASFRRFDGSIKALLISPCVHPGPLGDIGGSNMPTILANSFDAFTMVAHGPSTHDFNPVSSKEIVKIEEAVRKALYNMEYSSKASEFIRYSHEKANVGVQFFNNGTVMLSTFAPSGSDDIEFAVGLAAMIESQKELGTENNILVDCHNSFNAEKGEVFPGNPELFQLIDTIKLIEPKDLEHDIKIGCYYTDLGGFDKQQGIGESGMKTMVIEVNGQKTAYVLFDSNNMELGFRETIFNAVEELNIVDEIEVMTTDTHTVNTLSAGYNPVGTVEKEKIIDYVKLSIMEAINDLEPVEAGTNMERILNLKTFGPNNSTELISTISSIVAVSKIIAPLTFIVAIIFVIIWIFVL from the coding sequence ATGTCCAGTATGAGTAATGTAGCGGGATTGTCAAAATGGATTAGGACATTGCCTAATGCTAAAAGTTCCTTGCTAATGATAATTATAACAAGTTTCATCATAGGTGTTATTCTATTTTTAGTTCAGCCGGTTAGCGTTGGAAGCGGATTGGAAAACTTCTTCTACGGTGGTGCATTCGGTTTTGTTGTTTTCGGACTTCCTGCAATCATAACAGGTTCCACTGATCAGCTATGGGTGGATTCACTTAAGGGAATCAACCTTAAGACAAAGCACTCCATATTCCTGGCATTGATTTCAATGACCCTTGCTGGAGTCGTAAGTATCATCGGAACAGCTGTCGGACACATTTTGCAGATGGACTTGTTCTTTAACTCCATTCTATTCGGCTGTGTCTTTGCATTCGGATTCAATATTCTAGTGATATTAGCCACAACCAGAATAAAGCTTTTCAATTCATTCATCATTTCAATCATCCAGCCATTGCTTATGATTGGACTGCTTATCATTACAAGTTTCCTGAACAATATTGAATATATATTTTCACTAGGATATATTGCAACAATATTCAAGGTAATTATCGCAAGTTTAATCTTCCTTCTAGCAATCTATGCATTCATCAGCGTTGTAGAGTCTCCTATGAGAAAGAACTTGGGATTCGGAGCAATGGAAATCCTAAGTTATTTCATTTTGCATATGAATGAAGGGACAAATACAATTGAGGAATTGTTTGACAATGCCGGTGAAGCCATTGACACACTTGTGGGAGTTGCAAGCTTCAGAAGATTCGACGGCAGCATCAAGGCATTGCTAATAAGTCCTTGCGTTCACCCAGGACCTCTTGGAGACATCGGAGGTTCCAACATGCCAACCATATTGGCAAACAGTTTCGATGCCTTTACAATGGTTGCCCATGGCCCTTCCACCCATGACTTCAACCCGGTTTCAAGCAAGGAGATTGTCAAGATAGAGGAAGCCGTAAGAAAGGCCTTGTACAATATGGAATACTCCTCAAAGGCAAGCGAGTTCATAAGATATTCCCATGAAAAGGCAAATGTCGGCGTTCAGTTCTTTAATAATGGAACAGTTATGCTATCCACATTCGCCCCATCAGGCAGTGACGATATAGAATTTGCCGTAGGGCTTGCAGCAATGATAGAAAGCCAGAAGGAATTAGGCACTGAAAACAATATCCTGGTTGATTGCCATAACTCATTCAACGCAGAAAAGGGAGAGGTCTTCCCTGGAAATCCTGAACTCTTCCAGTTGATCGATACAATCAAATTGATAGAGCCAAAGGACCTTGAGCATGACATCAAAATCGGCTGCTATTACACAGACCTTGGCGGATTCGACAAGCAACAGGGAATTGGTGAAAGCGGCATGAAGACCATGGTAATCGAGGTGAACGGACAGAAAACCGCTTATGTGCTATTTGACTCAAACAATATGGAACTTGGCTTTAGGGAAACAATATTCAATGCTGTGGAAGAGTTGAATATCGTTGATGAGATTGAAGTCATGACAACCGACACCCATACTGTAAATACTCTCTCTGCTGGATACAATCCAGTGGGAACCGTTGAGAAGGAAAAGATCATCGATTATGTAAAGCTCTCAATAATGGAAGCCATTAACGATTTGGAGCCTGTGGAAGCCGGAACAAATATGGAAAGAATCTTGAACCTTAAGACATTCGGTCCAAACAATTCCACTGAACTCATCTCTACAATAAGTTCCATTGTAGCGGTGAGCAAGATCATTGCTCCTTTAACATTCATTGTGGCAATTATCTTCGTAATCATTTGGATATTCGTATTGTAA